The genomic interval CGGGCTCCAGTTCTCCGTGGGCCGCGTCCATCGCTTGCTGAGGAAAGGGCACTATGCGGAGCGTATCGGAGCAGAAGCCCCGGTCTACCTGGCTACTTTGCTGGAGTATTTGACCGCTGAGATCCTGGAGCTGGCTGGCAGTGCTGCCCGGGAGAATAAGAAATCCAGGATCATCCCTCGCCACTTACAGCTGGCCATCCGCCACGACGAGGAGCTGAACAAGCTCCTGGGCAAAGTCACTTTGGTCCAAGGAGGGGTCCTGCCCAACATACCAGTGGCTCTGCTGCCCAGGAAAACAGAGAGCCACAAGGTGAGGAAGTGAAGAAAAGCCAAGGCTTAGGCAAAGGCTCTTTTAAGAGCCGCCTACAACCTCCACAAAAGAGCTAAGCATCACTGTTTTTCAGTTTCTGGAACTTCCAGAAAGATTTAGCTGTTGGGGGCATGATAAACTTTCTAGAAGTTTTATCATGTCCCCAAGGATGATACCAGCAGTCACGAAATCTCACATTCCTGGTTAGAGTGGCATGTTTATGGTTTCCACACTGAGTAAATTCCACTCTTTGGCTTGCTTGCTTGTAGTGTGCCTGTCTTTGagtcattttggatttatggtgaccctaaggccatatcatgggggtttcttggcaagatttgctcagaaagggtttgccattgctttcctcttgaggctgagagagtgtgacttgaccaaagtcatctagtgggttttatGCTTGAGCAACGAATCGaagcctggcctccagagtcgtagtccaacactcaaacccctacacaaTGCACTTGGTTTCAAATCGGTTGAAAGACCTCACTCCGCTGTTGGCCCACACATAAAATGTGTGCAGGCATACAGCTTTAAAAGAGGGATGGTACCTTAAAGACCAGCCTCATAATAGAGTTGACTTAGGTTCGCCAGaacttacttgaaggcacacaacaccaacaacctTAAAGGCCAACTAATGTAAAAGAGATTCGACTTTAACATTAGGAAGTTGGCCCTCCCACAGTAGGACACACGTCTTCAacatgtggtggagtctcctttcgaGGTTTTTAAAGAGGGGCTGAATGAcgatctgttgggagtgctttgattgtggattcctgcatggcaggcgatGGACTGGATgcctcttggggtctcttccaactttatgggttttatggccaagcagaaTACTACCCATTCTTTTGCAGAGAAGGTGTCCCAAAATGCTATAGAAATGCAATAAATTCAGTTTACATGTGGGCAGACAGCTGTTTCTTCAGTTCAACAGAGTCGCAGCTGATTACGAGAGAGAAAACATGTAAAAACTTTGTGAATGGTAAAAAGGAAAGGCTAAAGAAAAGTCCAGGGTTTCAAAAGTGGATTTGGG from Sceloporus undulatus isolate JIND9_A2432 ecotype Alabama chromosome 6, SceUnd_v1.1, whole genome shotgun sequence carries:
- the LOC121933394 gene encoding histone H2A type 1-H-like codes for the protein MAVCSASELRARCVNKGRQGIFLLQTSEAAGLFRRMSTRGKQGGKAGPKAKTRSFRAGLQFSVGRVHRLLRKGHYAERIGAEAPVYLATLLEYLTAEILELAGSAARENKKSRIIPRHLQLAIRHDEELNKLLGKVTLVQGGVLPNIPVALLPRKTESHKVRK